The genomic interval GTTCGATCTTTCTCCAGATCAAACCGCCGCCATTCAATCCGCTTTGGACAACCCACAACGCAAGTTGAGCACGCCCGATCAAGTTGCCGTGACGCTCACCGCGTTTCGATGCGTGAACTGTCATCAGCGAGGCGAATTGGGCGGCGTGTCCGATGAACGCAATCCGCATTTCCAAACGGCCGATCCGAACCTTGGACCGCAAGGACGCATTCCTCCGACATTGACCGGCATTGGCGCGAAACTCAATCCACAGTGGATGCGTCAGGTCTTGGCCAGTGGTCGTGCGATTCGACCGTACGTGCTGACGCGAATGCCACAGTTCGGAATCAACAATGTGGCTCATCTCGTCGATGACTTCGCCGAAACCGACCAACTGCCGGAAGTGCAGTACGCCGATTTTCAAGACGAAACAGAAATCAAGAAAGTCGGCACCGAGCTGGTCGGCACCAGCGGACTCAACTGCATCGTATGCCACACGTTTCAACTGCAGAAGTCAGCCAACATGCCAGCCGTCGATCTCACGGAGATGGCAGAACGTCTGCAAAAGAAATGGTTCTACCACTATATGCGTGATCCCCAACGACTGAGCCCCAACACGATCATGCCTTCCTTTTGGCCCGGCGGGCGCTCTCTACGGGCTGACATTCTCGACGGTGATACCAATCTGCAGATCGAAGCCGTCTGGCAGTACTTGCTCGATGGTCGACAAGCACGAACGCCACGGGGCCTGATCAATGAACCTCTGGAACTGCTGGCAACCGACGAAGCCGTGATGTTGCGACGCAGCTATCCAGGCATCGGCAAACGCGGAATCGGTGTCGGATACCCGCTCGGAGTGAACATCGCGTTCGATGCCGAACAAATGCGGCTAGCGATGATTTGGAAAGGAAAATTTGCTGACCCAGGTGGCGTGTGGCGCAGCCAAGGTCATGGCAACGTCCGCCCACTGGGTGACAGCTTGATGAACTTTGCAAAAGGCCCTGACCTGGACGATGCGGAACGCCCCTGGCAAGTGGACGAGCAACGCCCACCCGATCACCATTTCGGCGGCTACTCACTCGACGAAAAGATGCGTCCCGAGTTCCGTTACCGTTTCGCAGAAGTTGACGTTCACGATCGATTCGTTGACACCGTTGATGAGGCATCGGGTCAGCCCTACCTACGACGTGTGGTGTCGCTAACGGCAAAGTCTGCTCGTGGTGGACTTGCTTTCCGAGCGGCTTCTGGCAAGTCGATCGTTCAAGTAGACGAGCGAAAGTTCCGAGTGGACGATCGGCTGACGGTTCAGATCGATCAGGACCATGATGGAAAGATCGCCGAAACAACGGACGGCCAACAACTCACCATCCCGCTTGCAATCGAACAGTCGCCCACGGAATTGACATTGGAATACCGATGGTAAACACGACCATGAAGAAATTTTTTTCACTTTGCATCGCGATTGCCTTCATCGGCGCTCACCTGCTGGCTAGCTGCCATGCGGAAACGCTTGGCGAGTACTGGGGAACGGCGGAGGAGGAAGCGAAGTACTATCGAATCGTCGAGGTTCCCTTTCCCGATGGCATGGCATTGGAAGCCGGATGCTTCGACGTCCTGCCCGACAACCGCTTGGCCATCGGCACCCGGCGAGGCGAAATCTTTCTCGTCGACGGTGCGTTTGACGAGAACCCCAAAACGACGTTTCATCAATATGCCGCCGGACTAGACGAAGTCATGGGGATCTCATTCCACGACGACGCGTTCACGGTGACTCAACAGACCGAAGTCACACGAATCAAGGACACGAACGGCGATGGACGTGCGGATGATTTCCAAACGCTCAGCGACGCTTGGGGGTTTCGTCACTATCACGAGTTCGCATTCGGTTCGAAACCCGATGCGGACGGGAACACTTGGGTCGCTCTCTGTCTATCTGAGTCCTATCGCTCCAAAGTTCCCTTTCGTGGCTGGTGTGTGAAAGTCACTGCCGATGGAGAAACGAACCCCGTTTGCAGCGGCATCCGGAGTCCTTGCGGCATCGGACCCAACGAACACGGCGTAATGTTTTATGCCGAAAGCCAAGGACCATGGAACGGATCGTGTTCGCTGAAAGTACTACAGCCCGGCGGTTTCATGGGACATCCCGTGAGCTTCAATTGGTATCCTCTGGCACCCGAAATGGGACCAGCGCCGACCGAACCCAACACGCGATCCAGACTAGAGCTGGAACGCAAGCGGGTTCCGCAACTCGTTCCCTACGCGGTCGTGTTTCCGTACATCAAGATGGGGCGATCCATTTCAGGCTTCACTGTCGATCACACCGGTGGAAAATTCGGACCCTTTGAAAATCAAATCTTCATCGGCGACTTCAGCCTCAGCGTGATGATGCGAGCCACCACGGAACAAGTCAACGGCGTCTGGCAGGGCGCTTGCTATCCGTTTCGCGAAGGTCTCGCCACGGGCTTGCTAGCCTGCCAGTTCACGCCCCAAGGAGACTTGATCGTCGGCGGGACGAACCGAGGCTGGCCGGTGCGTGGCCCGCGTCCTTACGCACTGCAGCGACTTGACTGGACCGGAAAGATGCCCTTCGAAGTCAAAGAGATCAACGCCCGGTCGGATGGTTTTCAGGTCACATTCACGAAGCCGGTTGATCCGACCGTTGCCGCTGATCCGGCAAGCTACGTTTTGTCGACGTTCACTCACATCTATCAGCAAGGCTACGGCAGCCCAGAAGTCGACCAGACGACGCCGAGGGTTTCCGCAGCAACGGTTTCAGACGATGGTCTCAGCGTTCGATTGCGAATCGATGGTCTGGTCCAGGGCCACGTCCACGAGTTCGACTTTGCCAAGTTGCGATCTGCAGAAAGCAGTCCACTCCTTCATGCAAACGCCTACTACACTCTCAACGAAATCCCCCACGACTGATTTGGGCTGTTATCCAGGTTCAGGGAGTTCAGGGCGTAGGACACCACCAAACGCCGTGAGCCGCGACGCGTAAGCGGCCGGGTCTCTCTCCATCCCACGATACCTTTCACCTGCCGCCACCCGTTGCCTTACGGCCAGCGGCTCAGGCAACGCTGTGAAGCATTCTAACTGTTAAAATACTAGCACGAAGCGCGAGCGAGTGAGTCGTAAGTCCACTCCCTTGCGCGTCGTGCTGGTATGTCCCGCGTTACAACAAACAAAATGTTTCAAAGCGTCGACTGCTTACGTTAAATTCACTTCTTTTTGCCTTTGCCACTCTTTCGAACCTTCTGCGGCGCGTTCGGATCGTATTTCGGATTCGGTTCGCTCGGCACGATCGCGTCGACGGACTGATGCCAGGCCAGCAAGTCGTTCAACAACTCGTCGCGTTTGACTGGATTCGACGCCGCCAGGTTGTTGTGTTCGCCGATGTCGTCTTTCAGGTTGTAAAGCTCCACCGCATGGTTGGTGGCGATTTCTTCGCGGCCTCCATCCAACTGCCATTCTTCTAGAAACAGATGAAGTTTCCAGTCACCCTTGCGGATGACGCTGACCGGGCGACTGCGGAAACCCGTCATCACGTCCAGTTCGCGCCCACGGATGACCGGACGGTCCAAATATCCTGGAAAATGCCAATGGATCGCTTGGCGTTTTAGGGTCCCGTCGCCTCGGAGCAGTGGCAATAGGCTCTCGCCATCCAGTGTCTTCTCCGTCGTTGCCCCCGCTGCGGCCAGGAATGTTGGAAAGAGGTCCACGTTGATGACAGGTTCATCGCAAACACTGCCCGGCTTCGTCACTCCGGGCCAACGCACGATGAAAGGTTCTCGGATGCCACCTTCATAGTAGCCGCCTTTGCTACCGCGAAGTGGCTCTTGTGGCGATGCTTGCGTGGCACCGTTATCGCTGGTGAAAACGAGCAGCGTGTTGTCGTCGAGTTTCAGCTCCCGCAGCTTGTCCAACAACATGCCGACGCTGGCGTCGAAGTCGTAGGTGCACGCGGCGTACATCAGTTGCCCCTTGCTCAGCTCAGGATTCTTTGCCGCCAACATCTGCAACGATTCGGGGCGTCCTTGCAGCGGAGTGTGGATGGCGTGATGGGCCAGGTAGCAAAAGAACGGTCCTTCCTTGTTTGCTTCGATGAACTCGATCGCTTTTCGTGTCAAGGCGAACACACCTTTGGGGTCACTGGGAGATCCGGCTTTGTTGCCCTCGGAACCTTCCTTCAACTTGCCTTCACCGAACGAGTCAAAGGTGAGATCGAATCCTTGATCAGACGGTTTTGCGCCGCCCGGTCCGTCGAGATGCCATTTGCCAACATGGGCGGTCTTGTAGCCTGCGTTCTTCAACGCGTCGGCGATCGTGATGTTTGATTCGGCAAGCCCGCCCTTGTTCGGCACGGGAATCAATCGTTGTTGCAGTTGGTTTCCCCGATTCGTACTACCCACTGCATAAACGTGGTGACGTGGCGTGTAGTTCCCGGACAGCAAACAAGCTCGACTCGGCGCGCAATTCCCAGCGGCTGCATAAGCATTGGAAAACACCATCCCCTGTTTCGCTAACTCGTCCAGCACGGGTGTCTCGCAAAACGAACTGCCTTGATACCCGACGTCTTTCCAGCCAAGGTCATCGGCAAAGATCAAAATGATGTTCGGCCGCTCGGCGGACGCAACCGTAGCAATCAGGGAAAGAAGCAGTAGGAGTGTTTGACGCATGACGGATTCGTTGAGAAAGGAGAGGGCGGCACCGGGACGATGATGGTCCTCCACATTCTAGACAAAACCTGACTCGTTGGGCGAGGCAGTTCGGATCTGCCCGACGTGAGCACGATGGTCTGATAGCCGTGCGGTCGCACAGATCGCTATGGGAACACTGGTTTCTTAATCCCCCGATACCAACGCGATCTGTTTTCTCAAGAATCGTTGTTCTGGTTCCTGCTTTGCCAATGCCAGTGACTTTTCGAACGCAGACTTCGCTTCCTGATTGCGTCCCAGCCTTTTGAGAAACTCGCCGCGAGCCGAGTGGGCCAAGTAGTAATCTTGCAACTCACCACTCGCGAGCAGAGTATCGATGATTTCCAAACCCGACGCGACGTTGTCTCGCATGGCAATTGCGACGGCTCGGTTGAGTTCCACGACCGGTGAATTCTCGATCCTCAGCAAGACATCGTACAACGCTACGATCTGCGACCAGTCGGTGTCGCTCGCCGTCGGCGCGACCGAGTGGACCGCTGAAATCGCCGCTTGAATCGTGTACGCACCAAACCGTCTGGAGCGAAGCGATTGCTCCACCAAAGCCCTCCCCTCGGCAATCAGTTTTTGATCCCACAAAGTGCGATCTTGGGCTTCCAGCAGCACAATGTTTCCTTCTTCGTCGATGCGGCCATTCCGACGTGATTCATGCAGCAACATCAGCGCGAGCAACCCCTTTGCTTCTGGATCATTGGCCTCAAGGTCCTCGCAGAGCTGGACCAACAGTCTCGCCAGCCGAATCGCCTCATCCGACAAATCTACCCTGGTCAGGCTATCTCCGATTGACGCACAATAGCCTTCGTTGAACACGAGATAGATCACCGACAAGACCGAGTCCATCCTCGCCGGCAATTCAGTCAATGATGGAATCGCGAAAGGGATACCAGCATCACGAATCTTGGCTTTGCCGCGAACGATCCGCTGGGCCATCGTGGCGGGCGAAATCAGGAACGCTCTGGCGATCTCTTCCGTTGTTAACCCACACACCTCACGCAAGGTCAACGGAACTTGCACCTTAGGATCGATTGCAGGGTGACAGCAGGTGAAGATCAATCTCAGGCGATCGTCTTCGATGTCACGCTGGGCGAGCAACTGGTTGGCGGATTCAATCTCGGCGATGCGCCGCGAGAGATCGGGATGCAGTTCGCTCAGACGAGCGCGGCGGCGGATCGCATCGACCGCTTTGAAGCGTCCGGCTGAGATCAGCCAAGCAGTCGGATTTTCTGGCACGCCTTGTTGTGGCCATTGCTGGAGAGCCGCTGCAAATGCGTCATGCATCGCTTCTTCGGCCAAGTCGAAATCGCCAAGTACGCGGACCAGTGTCGCAAACACTTTCCTTGACTCGAATCGGTAGATATTGTCGACGATTTCCGCAGTCATCATGTTCCGTCAAACGCTGCCTGCAACGTTGCGATATCGAGCTTTTTCATGCTCCAAACGGACTCGAACATCCGCTGGATGTTTTCCGGCTTTCCCGAATCCAACCACCTGCTTAACTGAGCGGGGACGATTTGCCAACACATGCCGAACCGGTCTTTCAACCATCCGCAGGCAAGTTCGCTACCGCCGTCGGCTTGCAGTTTTTCCCATAAATCATCCAGTTCTTGTTGGTCGTCGCATGCCACAGAAAGCGAAAACGCTTCGGTGAACTTCCAGTCCTGCCCCGCATTCAATGCCACAAACTTCATTCCACAAAGCTCGAATTCAACCGTCAGAATCGCGTCATTCGCCGGATTGCGAACGGTACGCACGATCGCTGAATCGGGCAGCACGGAAACATAAAACTCCGCGGCCTGCTGAGCGCAATCCGGATACGTAAAAAACGGTGTGATCTTTTGCTGTAGTTGCATTTGAAGCCTGTGGTGAATGGAAATGATAACCGTTGTTTTTTGTAGTGGACTACTCCAGAACCTCAGGTAGCGGAAACAGGGGGCGGATCTCTACCGTTCCCTTTTTCGCCGGCGGTAACCTTTCTGCGATCTTGATCGCTTCGTCTAAGTTATCCACGTCGATGATGTAGTAGCCCCCCAACTGCTCCGTTGTTTCAGCGAACGGCCCATCGGTGACTTGGCGTTGCCCACCGCGAACTCGAACACTGGTTGCGGTGGAGACGCTGTGCAGCGGAGCAGATGCAATCCACTTGCCTTCCTTTTCAAGTTCTTCGCTGATCGCCATCGATTCGATCATACACTCCCGGCGTTCGTCTTCTGTCCAGCCGTCCTCCACGCCGTAAATCAGCAGCATGTATTTCATGGCGTTTCTCCTGGAACCATCACCATCCAAGCGACACCGAACGGGTCGGTGACCATCCCGTATCGGGGCGACCAAAAAGTCTTGGTCAGGGGCATGTCCACCGTACCGCCGTCAGCCAACGCATTGAACGCAGCATCAGCGGCTTCCTCTGTGGGGACGGACAGTGCCAAACGAAATCCGTCGAATTTGGATTGGTCGTTGCAACCATCGGACGCCATCAGGGTCATCGCGCCGACGGTAAAGGATGCGTGCATGATCTTGTCCTCGAAACCGGGCTGTAGCATGCCCTCGGGAGTCGGATCTGGCGTCTCATTGAAACGCATTTTCATCAGGACGGTTGCACCGAGGGCAGACTGGTAGAACTGAAGTGCCTCTTCACATCGACCGCCGAAGAACAGATAGGGCTGAACCGATGAGCCCTGCAACGAAAGCTTCTGTCGCAGCGAATCCTCCTGCTCGCGAATCGTTCCTTGCGGGTCCGCCTCGGCAAAGTCCTCCATTTCAAAGATCGGACGGATGTCGATATCGGAATCTTCCATCATCGGATTCGGACATCGTTTCACCCACTGGATCGCTTCGTCCATTGATGCGACTTCCCAGATCCAAAAACCTGCGATCAGCTCACGTGTTTCTGTAAAGGGGCCGTCAGTAACGGTTCGTTGCTGACCGTGAAATCGAACTCGCTTGGCTTCTGAACTCGGTTTCAGCCCGTCGCCTGCTTTCATGATGCCTGCCTTGACCAGTTCTTCGTTGAACTGCCCCATTGCCGTCATCAACTCCATGCTGGGCATTTCGCCCGCCTCCGACCCTTTCGTCGCCTTGACGATGACCATGACTCTCATCGATTGATTTCCTCGGTTCTTAGATAGTTAGACAAACTGTACACGGCACCTGACGCGGCATCACGTAACACTCCACGTAATGGGATTCGCCAGAATTTCCCACCAAACTCTCTCAACAATCCCGTTTCTCAAAGGCCGCGTTTCGCTCCTCAATCATCTGGTTGATCTGTTCGTCCGCTGGTCGGATTTCGAAGGGCCCCATTTTGACGCCCGGATGTTGAGACATCAGCGAGATCGCGTGATTCAGGTCACGAGCCTCCAGCAGCAGGATGCCACCGAGCATTTCCTTGGTCTCAGCGAAAGGGCCGTCTGCAACATCCACACCACCATTCTTGGCGCGCAGAGTCACCGCGTTTTTCGCTGACTGCAATGCTTCGCCGCCGAGGAAATGCCCGCCCCGACGCAACTCGTCGTCGTAGGCAAAGCACTCCTCCATCATTTTTCGACCTTCCTCCTCGGACATGCCCTCCCATTTCGACTCGTCAAGGTACCCTAGGCAGACAAACTTCATGATTTCTCTTTGTTGGGATGGAGTGATTGCTTGACCAACTGACGCTGTTCTGGAAGGTAGTCGATTGGATGATGAGCCAATCGACACTTGGTAGAAAAAACTTGGAACATCGCCGCCCACTCGCAATCGGAGACTGCTGGCCTAGTCGTGTTCCGCTATCCCTGTGAGCCGATGGCGCTAGCCACGGGCCTCTATCCCTGTGAGCCGATGGCGCTAGCCACGGGCCTCGAAGGGTTTCGTCAACACCATTGGGCCCGCGGCTAGCCCGGATTATTCACGAGCCGCAGCGCGATAGAAACGTGTGACTCTACCAAACGCCGTGAGCCGCGACGCGTAAGCGGCCGGGTCTTTGCGTATCGAGTCTCCGTTTCAGTGTGTAGTACCCGTGGCCTGACCGCCAGCGGCTCAGAGCATATGACACCGCCGAACGTTTGGTAACACCACCATGCTAGAGGGGACGCTCTCGATCGCGTGGCGGCAGATAGACGCAGTCTGTTTCGTACCAGTCCACGAAACTCGTTTCGTGCAAAGGTATTGCAAAGACTGTAGCGGATCGCGTGAT from Stieleria varia carries:
- a CDS encoding c-type cytochrome, which codes for MNRFVSVTCIVIVMSAAGSVHCPSANAQSLTQTLKSESLDTLTREAREKGNAIRGAILFTQQNLACTKCHGPGVDGKRFAPDLTVMPDDVTDAHLVESLLLPSKTIRKGYESITVLTNAGKVVTGRLMEQDADSVTLQVPSFELPRITINRDDIDTISPNIISPMPDNLMDQVKDRSQFLDLVRYLMELNETKRKDVAVAKSASHQSIRPELFGEVLIKEFNCAACHSDDAAQSQLTAKSAPLLSWSAGRISPEHLARFIADPLHVKPGTTMPDVMRSLNDDERQAAATEITHYLVSLSDRSFATTPVDAAAAQRGGELFHTVGCVACHSPRDESHVETLAESSVPLGPIADKYSTSGLVEFLKDPLQSRPSGRMPQMKLTHWEATDIANYLMSDHDEQGARSESSFDLNQSLAKAGKTRFDKLRCAACHSSPGHSSPSSGAKPTSLPLAEVNRNNGCLSGQSGPWPMFDLSPDQTAAIQSALDNPQRKLSTPDQVAVTLTAFRCVNCHQRGELGGVSDERNPHFQTADPNLGPQGRIPPTLTGIGAKLNPQWMRQVLASGRAIRPYVLTRMPQFGINNVAHLVDDFAETDQLPEVQYADFQDETEIKKVGTELVGTSGLNCIVCHTFQLQKSANMPAVDLTEMAERLQKKWFYHYMRDPQRLSPNTIMPSFWPGGRSLRADILDGDTNLQIEAVWQYLLDGRQARTPRGLINEPLELLATDEAVMLRRSYPGIGKRGIGVGYPLGVNIAFDAEQMRLAMIWKGKFADPGGVWRSQGHGNVRPLGDSLMNFAKGPDLDDAERPWQVDEQRPPDHHFGGYSLDEKMRPEFRYRFAEVDVHDRFVDTVDEASGQPYLRRVVSLTAKSARGGLAFRAASGKSIVQVDERKFRVDDRLTVQIDQDHDGKIAETTDGQQLTIPLAIEQSPTELTLEYRW
- a CDS encoding DUF7133 domain-containing protein, whose translation is MKKFFSLCIAIAFIGAHLLASCHAETLGEYWGTAEEEAKYYRIVEVPFPDGMALEAGCFDVLPDNRLAIGTRRGEIFLVDGAFDENPKTTFHQYAAGLDEVMGISFHDDAFTVTQQTEVTRIKDTNGDGRADDFQTLSDAWGFRHYHEFAFGSKPDADGNTWVALCLSESYRSKVPFRGWCVKVTADGETNPVCSGIRSPCGIGPNEHGVMFYAESQGPWNGSCSLKVLQPGGFMGHPVSFNWYPLAPEMGPAPTEPNTRSRLELERKRVPQLVPYAVVFPYIKMGRSISGFTVDHTGGKFGPFENQIFIGDFSLSVMMRATTEQVNGVWQGACYPFREGLATGLLACQFTPQGDLIVGGTNRGWPVRGPRPYALQRLDWTGKMPFEVKEINARSDGFQVTFTKPVDPTVAADPASYVLSTFTHIYQQGYGSPEVDQTTPRVSAATVSDDGLSVRLRIDGLVQGHVHEFDFAKLRSAESSPLLHANAYYTLNEIPHD
- a CDS encoding sulfatase, with product MRQTLLLLLSLIATVASAERPNIILIFADDLGWKDVGYQGSSFCETPVLDELAKQGMVFSNAYAAAGNCAPSRACLLSGNYTPRHHVYAVGSTNRGNQLQQRLIPVPNKGGLAESNITIADALKNAGYKTAHVGKWHLDGPGGAKPSDQGFDLTFDSFGEGKLKEGSEGNKAGSPSDPKGVFALTRKAIEFIEANKEGPFFCYLAHHAIHTPLQGRPESLQMLAAKNPELSKGQLMYAACTYDFDASVGMLLDKLRELKLDDNTLLVFTSDNGATQASPQEPLRGSKGGYYEGGIREPFIVRWPGVTKPGSVCDEPVINVDLFPTFLAAAGATTEKTLDGESLLPLLRGDGTLKRQAIHWHFPGYLDRPVIRGRELDVMTGFRSRPVSVIRKGDWKLHLFLEEWQLDGGREEIATNHAVELYNLKDDIGEHNNLAASNPVKRDELLNDLLAWHQSVDAIVPSEPNPKYDPNAPQKVRKSGKGKKK
- a CDS encoding RNA polymerase sigma factor, whose translation is MMTAEIVDNIYRFESRKVFATLVRVLGDFDLAEEAMHDAFAAALQQWPQQGVPENPTAWLISAGRFKAVDAIRRRARLSELHPDLSRRIAEIESANQLLAQRDIEDDRLRLIFTCCHPAIDPKVQVPLTLREVCGLTTEEIARAFLISPATMAQRIVRGKAKIRDAGIPFAIPSLTELPARMDSVLSVIYLVFNEGYCASIGDSLTRVDLSDEAIRLARLLVQLCEDLEANDPEAKGLLALMLLHESRRNGRIDEEGNIVLLEAQDRTLWDQKLIAEGRALVEQSLRSRRFGAYTIQAAISAVHSVAPTASDTDWSQIVALYDVLLRIENSPVVELNRAVAIAMRDNVASGLEIIDTLLASGELQDYYLAHSARGEFLKRLGRNQEAKSAFEKSLALAKQEPEQRFLRKQIALVSGD
- a CDS encoding VOC family protein is translated as MQLQQKITPFFTYPDCAQQAAEFYVSVLPDSAIVRTVRNPANDAILTVEFELCGMKFVALNAGQDWKFTEAFSLSVACDDQQELDDLWEKLQADGGSELACGWLKDRFGMCWQIVPAQLSRWLDSGKPENIQRMFESVWSMKKLDIATLQAAFDGT
- a CDS encoding YciI family protein is translated as MKYMLLIYGVEDGWTEDERRECMIESMAISEELEKEGKWIASAPLHSVSTATSVRVRGGQRQVTDGPFAETTEQLGGYYIIDVDNLDEAIKIAERLPPAKKGTVEIRPLFPLPEVLE
- a CDS encoding YciI family protein, translated to MRVMVIVKATKGSEAGEMPSMELMTAMGQFNEELVKAGIMKAGDGLKPSSEAKRVRFHGQQRTVTDGPFTETRELIAGFWIWEVASMDEAIQWVKRCPNPMMEDSDIDIRPIFEMEDFAEADPQGTIREQEDSLRQKLSLQGSSVQPYLFFGGRCEEALQFYQSALGATVLMKMRFNETPDPTPEGMLQPGFEDKIMHASFTVGAMTLMASDGCNDQSKFDGFRLALSVPTEEAADAAFNALADGGTVDMPLTKTFWSPRYGMVTDPFGVAWMVMVPGETP
- a CDS encoding YciI family protein, coding for MKFVCLGYLDESKWEGMSEEEGRKMMEECFAYDDELRRGGHFLGGEALQSAKNAVTLRAKNGGVDVADGPFAETKEMLGGILLLEARDLNHAISLMSQHPGVKMGPFEIRPADEQINQMIEERNAAFEKRDC